In Gordonia iterans, the following proteins share a genomic window:
- a CDS encoding CaiB/BaiF CoA transferase family protein: MSRPLDGITVVSMEQAISAPLATRHLADLGARVIKVEQPRGGDSTRHYDGGVHGTSAHFTWLNYGKESVALDARTDDDLALLRRLLAGADVFVSNLAPGALDRLGLGVDGLHEEFPRLVIVDVSGYGKGGPLDHKRAYDLLIQSEGGMCSMTGLPGQPAKLGVPVADIGTALYVYSSVLAALYERERTGAGAIIEIAMLDVIAEFMGAPLNQAIHTGTVPEPVGMGAPIVAPYGAYPTKDGQTAVLGTTSDREWLRLIDMIGRPELAGARHLARNEDRCAARDEVDEIVAEWCARHTLAEIQDRADAAGIGNARYNVVTDLAEHPQLRARGRWREVQTPGGPAPALRPAALARHWEAGDGVVPALGQHSEAVRAEFGAAPEQTDQAQRSTP; this comes from the coding sequence GTGAGCAGGCCGCTCGACGGTATCACTGTCGTGAGCATGGAGCAGGCGATCTCAGCTCCGCTGGCGACGCGGCACCTGGCCGACCTCGGTGCGCGGGTCATCAAAGTGGAGCAGCCGCGCGGCGGCGACTCGACCCGTCACTACGACGGCGGGGTGCACGGCACGAGCGCGCATTTCACCTGGCTCAACTACGGCAAGGAATCGGTGGCGCTCGACGCCCGCACCGATGACGACCTCGCGCTGCTGCGCCGCCTCCTGGCCGGTGCCGACGTCTTCGTCTCCAACCTCGCGCCGGGCGCGCTCGACCGGCTGGGACTGGGCGTCGACGGCCTGCACGAGGAGTTCCCGCGTCTGGTGATCGTCGATGTCTCCGGATACGGGAAGGGCGGTCCTCTCGATCACAAGCGCGCCTACGACCTGCTGATCCAATCCGAGGGCGGTATGTGTTCAATGACCGGCTTGCCCGGTCAGCCGGCCAAGCTGGGGGTCCCCGTCGCCGACATCGGCACGGCCCTGTACGTGTACTCCTCGGTCCTGGCCGCGCTCTACGAGCGGGAGCGCACCGGTGCGGGTGCGATCATCGAGATCGCCATGCTCGACGTCATCGCCGAGTTCATGGGCGCGCCGCTGAATCAGGCGATCCACACCGGGACGGTGCCCGAGCCGGTCGGCATGGGAGCGCCGATCGTCGCGCCCTACGGCGCGTATCCGACGAAGGACGGTCAGACCGCGGTGTTGGGCACCACCAGTGACCGCGAGTGGCTGCGGCTGATCGACATGATCGGACGACCCGAACTGGCCGGCGCCCGGCATCTCGCCCGCAACGAGGACCGCTGCGCTGCGCGCGACGAGGTCGACGAGATCGTCGCCGAGTGGTGCGCCCGGCACACCCTCGCCGAGATCCAGGACCGGGCCGACGCGGCGGGAATCGGCAACGCCCGCTACAACGTCGTCACCGATCTGGCCGAGCATCCTCAACTCCGGGCGCGCGGCCGATGGCGGGAAGTTCAGACTCCGGGTGGTCCGGCGCCGGCCCTGCGTCCGGCTGCCCTGGCCCGGCACTGGGAGGCCGGTGACGGCGTGGTGCCGGCGCTCGGTCAGCACTCCGAAGCAGTGCGTGCGGAGTTCGGCGCAGCCCCAGAACAGACTGACCAAGCGCAAAGGAGCACCCCGTGA
- a CDS encoding YhgE/Pip domain-containing protein, which translates to MFAGMSLGTELKRYSKGVMPRVAIITIVLLPLLYGAMYLWVFWNPFDEVNKLPVALVNEDTGASSQGRDLRAGDEVAASLQASGQLDLRPTDAADAADGLAHGRYYFTITIPTDFSAAIASATGDDPRKATIDFTFNDANNYLASVIGNNAATQVVDAINEKIGEQAVDQVLLGLQSAGGGLVRAADGAGQLAEGLGRANDGAQKLADGAGELSSNLVTARDGAAKLADGNAKLADGITAATDPLVPLLAEAQSLKVSAQTAKDLGQVSAQLSGLLGAVGEAGTQQSQAAQTLSKVLTTLRRSGDPNQRALADALTPVLSFLQTGGVDPGTTAQAQRLGAQTEMLSKQFADPESPLRSMLEQLNSGGLDQKVTELRSGAQQLKTGSQSLADGLVQLTDGSRKLGSGANELAEGMPQLHDGAQQLATGLSDGVRQIPDFGGDAQRQTVAGNMSTPVALKSVTHNPAPTFGAGFAPFFLTLALFIGAMIILMLIKPLQTRSVIGGLGGLRSVLASYWPAVALAAAQVVVMFTVAHYGVGLNAAHAVGLLLFMLLIAGSFLAVIQMLNILLGVAVGRVATLAFLMVQIVASGGIYPVPTTATPAQVLHPWDPMSYAVTGMRQMISGGVDGRFWTAVAVLGSILVVSMLISAWGVRRNRQYSMVQLFPPIQV; encoded by the coding sequence GTGTTCGCTGGAATGTCACTCGGCACCGAACTCAAGCGGTACTCCAAGGGGGTGATGCCGCGCGTCGCGATCATCACCATCGTTCTGCTGCCGCTGCTGTACGGCGCGATGTACCTGTGGGTCTTCTGGAATCCGTTCGACGAGGTGAACAAGCTGCCGGTCGCACTGGTCAACGAGGACACCGGCGCGAGTTCACAGGGCCGGGACCTGCGGGCCGGCGACGAGGTGGCGGCGAGCTTGCAGGCCAGCGGGCAGCTCGATCTGCGGCCCACCGACGCCGCCGATGCCGCCGACGGGCTCGCGCACGGCCGCTACTACTTCACCATCACCATCCCGACCGACTTCAGCGCGGCGATCGCCTCGGCGACCGGCGACGATCCGCGGAAGGCGACCATCGACTTCACCTTCAACGACGCGAACAACTATCTCGCCAGCGTCATCGGCAACAACGCGGCCACGCAGGTGGTCGACGCCATCAACGAGAAGATCGGTGAACAGGCCGTCGACCAGGTGCTGCTCGGCCTGCAGAGCGCGGGCGGCGGGCTGGTGCGCGCGGCCGACGGCGCCGGGCAGCTGGCCGAGGGGCTCGGTCGGGCGAACGACGGCGCGCAGAAGCTCGCCGACGGCGCGGGGGAGCTGTCGTCGAACCTCGTCACGGCGCGGGACGGCGCAGCGAAACTGGCCGACGGCAACGCGAAACTGGCCGACGGAATCACCGCGGCCACCGATCCGCTCGTCCCGCTGCTCGCCGAAGCACAGTCCCTCAAGGTCTCGGCGCAGACCGCGAAAGACCTGGGGCAGGTGAGTGCACAGCTGTCCGGCCTGCTGGGCGCGGTCGGCGAGGCCGGCACTCAGCAGTCCCAGGCGGCGCAGACGCTGTCGAAGGTTCTCACCACGCTGCGTCGCAGCGGTGATCCGAACCAGCGCGCACTCGCCGATGCGCTGACGCCGGTGCTGAGCTTTCTGCAGACCGGCGGGGTGGACCCGGGCACGACGGCCCAGGCGCAGCGCCTCGGTGCGCAGACCGAGATGCTGTCGAAGCAGTTCGCGGATCCGGAGTCGCCGCTGCGGTCGATGCTCGAGCAGCTGAACTCCGGCGGTCTGGACCAGAAGGTGACGGAACTGCGGTCGGGCGCGCAGCAGCTGAAGACCGGATCACAGTCGCTGGCCGACGGCCTGGTGCAGTTGACCGACGGCAGCCGCAAACTCGGCTCGGGTGCGAACGAGCTCGCCGAGGGCATGCCGCAGTTGCACGACGGCGCCCAGCAGCTGGCGACCGGACTGTCCGACGGTGTGCGGCAGATCCCCGACTTCGGCGGCGACGCTCAGCGGCAGACCGTGGCGGGCAACATGTCGACGCCGGTGGCGCTCAAGAGCGTCACCCACAATCCGGCGCCCACCTTCGGGGCGGGCTTCGCGCCCTTCTTCCTCACCCTGGCGCTGTTCATCGGCGCGATGATCATCCTGATGCTGATCAAGCCGCTGCAGACGCGCTCGGTGATCGGCGGCCTCGGCGGGCTGCGCTCCGTGCTCGCGTCGTACTGGCCGGCAGTCGCCCTGGCTGCCGCACAGGTGGTGGTGATGTTCACCGTCGCCCACTACGGCGTCGGCCTGAACGCCGCGCACGCCGTCGGTCTGCTGCTGTTCATGCTGTTGATCGCCGGGTCGTTCCTGGCGGTGATCCAGATGCTCAACATCCTGCTCGGCGTCGCGGTGGGCCGGGTGGCGACGCTCGCATTCTTGATGGTGCAGATCGTGGCGTCCGGCGGAATCTATCCGGTGCCGACCACGGCCACCCCGGCACAGGTCCTGCACCCGTGGGATCCGATGAGCTATGCCGTCACCGGCATGCGGCAGATGATCAGCGGCGGCGTGGACGGGCGGTTCTGGACCGCGGTGGCGGTGCTCGGGTCGATTCTGGTGGTCAGCATGCTGATCAGCGCGTGGGGTGTCCGCCGGAATCGGCAGTACTCGATGGTGCAGCTGTTCCCGCCGATCCAGGTCTGA
- a CDS encoding aldolase/citrate lyase family protein, with protein sequence MNAASLAAASAGTLLFVPGDRPERFGKAAAAGADLVVLDLEDAVAPENKEAARANVAAWAAEHVCAVRVNAADTPWYADDLAALAGTGCAVMVPKAENARTLAAIGSPHAVIALVETAAGVLAAGEIAACDGVVRLALGTFDLAAQLGVDPVDSEALAAAVDAAGVAKVDGAMVDKPVVERAQRILSRAGE encoded by the coding sequence GTGAACGCCGCCTCGCTCGCCGCCGCCTCGGCCGGCACCCTGCTGTTCGTGCCGGGTGACCGGCCTGAGCGATTCGGCAAGGCCGCTGCCGCCGGAGCCGATCTGGTGGTCCTCGACCTGGAGGACGCCGTCGCCCCGGAGAACAAGGAGGCGGCGCGCGCAAACGTCGCGGCATGGGCCGCGGAACACGTATGCGCGGTCCGCGTGAACGCCGCCGACACTCCCTGGTACGCCGACGATCTGGCCGCACTGGCCGGCACCGGCTGCGCAGTGATGGTTCCCAAGGCCGAGAACGCCCGGACCCTGGCCGCGATCGGCTCGCCGCACGCGGTGATCGCCCTCGTCGAGACCGCCGCGGGGGTGCTCGCCGCCGGTGAGATCGCCGCATGCGACGGCGTCGTCCGACTTGCCTTGGGCACCTTCGACCTGGCCGCGCAGCTCGGCGTCGATCCGGTGGACAGCGAGGCGCTCGCCGCCGCCGTCGACGCCGCGGGCGTGGCGAAGGTCGACGGTGCGATGGTGGACAAGCCGGTCGTCGAACGCGCCCAACGCATCTTGTCGCGCGCGGGCGAATGA
- a CDS encoding P-loop NTPase family protein: MPAVVARGITQDGPWGRVYGPLDLDVPAGGLTVLRAPAGPGRTALQMTLAGRMKPKSGSLTVLGRTGAKRIFAVSALAAIHDLDSHYTSVRVRDLINEQLRWDAPWYRMLRRADQAAYEALCRPVFGDRPLPPLDTFVQYLSELDGLLLRVALANTGCPPLLVVGNIDQVTSDENQRILVRRLAALGERQTVVTCTVNDVDPDLGHRTLIPVDLAPPAEPESGKEA; encoded by the coding sequence ATGCCCGCGGTCGTCGCCCGCGGCATCACCCAGGACGGCCCGTGGGGCCGTGTCTACGGCCCGCTCGACCTCGACGTGCCCGCCGGCGGCCTCACCGTGCTGCGCGCGCCCGCCGGTCCCGGCCGCACGGCGCTGCAGATGACCCTCGCCGGGCGGATGAAGCCCAAGTCGGGCTCCCTCACGGTGCTCGGCCGCACCGGAGCGAAGCGCATCTTCGCCGTGTCCGCACTGGCGGCGATTCACGACCTCGACAGCCACTACACCTCGGTGCGGGTCCGCGATCTGATCAACGAGCAACTGCGCTGGGACGCCCCGTGGTACCGGATGCTCCGCAGGGCCGATCAGGCCGCGTACGAGGCGCTCTGCCGCCCGGTCTTCGGCGATCGTCCGCTGCCTCCGCTGGACACCTTCGTCCAGTACCTGTCTGAACTCGACGGGCTCCTGCTCCGCGTCGCGCTCGCCAACACCGGGTGCCCGCCGCTGCTGGTGGTCGGAAACATCGATCAGGTGACCAGTGACGAGAACCAGCGGATCCTGGTCCGCCGCCTCGCCGCCCTGGGAGAACGACAGACCGTCGTCACCTGCACGGTGAACGACGTCGACCCCGATCTGGGGCACCGGACGCTGATCCCCGTCGACCTCGCCCCACCCGCCGAGCCCGAATCCGGAAAAGAGGCCTAG
- a CDS encoding FAS1-like dehydratase domain-containing protein translates to MSDTASWEPHTVVTEELIDPAPVAALAALFDDGLPAPAPGDPLPPLWHWVALPRWSVSSQLSVDGHPFRGSFLPPVDLPRRMFAGGSVRFTGTVEVGDTVGREAAVESVTEKNGRSGKLVIVVTSTTLYAPDGTPALTEKQNIIYREAAAPSSGSARAPEAAAAHVPSGPPIVADGAGVWDFRTDPTLLMRFSAATANAHRIHYDWPYATVVEGYPGLVVHGPLMTLSLAETHRLSGDLEPVTALEHRNAAPLFCGQSATLRARRTGAGKTVELFGPQGAGGGAGTTLELTLT, encoded by the coding sequence ATGTCCGACACCGCTTCTTGGGAACCGCACACCGTCGTCACCGAGGAATTGATCGACCCGGCACCCGTCGCGGCCCTGGCGGCGCTGTTCGACGACGGTCTGCCCGCTCCGGCTCCGGGCGACCCGCTTCCGCCGCTGTGGCATTGGGTCGCGCTTCCGCGCTGGAGCGTCTCCTCACAGCTGTCCGTCGACGGCCACCCGTTCCGCGGTTCGTTCCTGCCGCCGGTCGACCTTCCGCGCCGGATGTTCGCGGGCGGATCGGTCCGGTTCACCGGCACCGTCGAGGTCGGCGACACGGTCGGCCGGGAAGCCGCCGTCGAGTCTGTCACCGAGAAGAACGGCCGCAGCGGCAAGCTGGTGATCGTCGTGACCTCGACGACCCTGTACGCACCGGACGGCACACCCGCGCTCACTGAGAAGCAGAACATCATCTACCGGGAGGCCGCGGCGCCGTCGTCCGGTTCCGCTCGCGCGCCGGAGGCTGCGGCGGCCCACGTTCCGTCCGGCCCGCCGATCGTCGCCGACGGCGCGGGCGTGTGGGACTTCCGCACCGACCCGACGCTGCTGATGCGATTCTCCGCGGCCACCGCCAACGCCCACCGGATCCACTACGACTGGCCGTATGCGACCGTCGTGGAGGGCTACCCTGGCCTCGTGGTGCACGGACCGTTGATGACGCTCTCGCTCGCCGAGACGCATCGCCTCTCCGGGGATCTGGAGCCCGTCACCGCCCTCGAGCACCGCAATGCCGCACCACTGTTCTGCGGTCAGTCCGCAACGCTTCGTGCCCGGCGAACCGGAGCGGGCAAGACCGTCGAGCTCTTCGGCCCACAGGGCGCCGGCGGCGGAGCGGGCACGACGCTCGAGCTCACCCTGACCTGA
- a CDS encoding acyl-CoA dehydrogenase family protein encodes MTQQVSDEDFEQIHAAVREFIRTRVVPREREIADTDAIPEDIRQAAKDIGLFGYAIPQEWGGLGLNLTQDVELAMEFGYTALALRSMFGTNNGIAGQVLVNFGTDEQKAQWLEKIASGEVVASFALTEPGAGSNPAGLRTKARQDHNGAGAGSAASGPNGDWVIDGAKCFITNAALSNLLVTFARTRPADENGPGIAAFLVPTDTPGVTVAPHDEKMGQQGAWTSDVHFDGVRVPASALVAGDEDAGYKAAMTSLARGRVHIAALAVGSAQRALDESLRHAAVTTQGGTPIGDFQLVQAHLADMQTGIMAGRALVRDAAVKYVSGEDRRIAPSVAKLFCTEMAGDVADKAVQVHGGSGYMREMTVERIYRDVRLLRLYEGTSEIQRLIIGGGLVRAEKKKQGQ; translated from the coding sequence ATGACTCAGCAGGTCAGCGACGAAGACTTCGAACAGATCCATGCCGCCGTGCGTGAGTTCATCCGGACCCGCGTGGTCCCCCGCGAGCGCGAGATCGCCGACACCGACGCGATCCCGGAGGACATCCGCCAGGCGGCCAAGGACATCGGCCTCTTCGGCTACGCCATTCCGCAGGAGTGGGGCGGTCTCGGCCTGAACCTCACGCAGGACGTCGAGCTGGCCATGGAGTTCGGCTACACGGCGCTGGCGCTGCGCTCGATGTTCGGCACCAACAACGGCATCGCCGGTCAGGTTCTGGTGAATTTCGGCACCGACGAGCAGAAGGCGCAGTGGCTGGAGAAGATCGCCTCCGGCGAGGTCGTGGCCTCGTTCGCCCTCACCGAACCCGGCGCCGGATCCAACCCCGCCGGTCTGCGCACCAAAGCCCGCCAGGACCACAACGGCGCCGGCGCCGGGAGCGCAGCGAGCGGGCCGAACGGTGACTGGGTGATCGACGGCGCCAAGTGCTTCATCACCAACGCCGCGCTCTCGAACCTGCTGGTCACCTTCGCGCGGACCCGCCCGGCCGACGAGAATGGCCCGGGTATCGCGGCCTTCCTGGTGCCCACCGACACACCCGGCGTCACCGTCGCCCCGCACGACGAGAAGATGGGCCAGCAGGGCGCCTGGACCTCCGACGTGCACTTCGACGGTGTCCGTGTTCCGGCGTCCGCCCTGGTCGCCGGCGACGAGGACGCCGGATACAAGGCCGCCATGACCTCTCTCGCCCGCGGTCGCGTGCACATCGCGGCCCTCGCTGTCGGCTCGGCACAGCGCGCTCTGGACGAGTCGCTGCGGCATGCGGCGGTGACCACTCAGGGCGGCACCCCGATCGGCGACTTCCAACTGGTGCAAGCGCACCTCGCGGACATGCAGACCGGCATCATGGCCGGCCGTGCGCTGGTCCGCGACGCGGCCGTCAAGTACGTGTCCGGTGAGGATCGCCGCATCGCACCGTCGGTCGCGAAGCTGTTCTGCACCGAGATGGCCGGCGACGTGGCAGACAAAGCCGTCCAGGTACACGGCGGCAGCGGCTACATGCGCGAGATGACGGTCGAGCGGATCTATCGCGACGTCCGGCTGCTCCGGCTGTACGAGGGCACCAGTGAGATCCAGCGCCTCATCATCGGCGGCGGTCTGGTCCGCGCCGAGAAGAAGAAGCAGGGCCAGTGA
- a CDS encoding CoA transferase translates to MTDDRPLEGVRIVEFASFVAGPSAGLALAQLGAEVIRVDPLGGNADYRRWPLSARSGESLYWNSLNRGKKSVVLNLREQEGRDLLLSLATAPGPDAGIVVDNAVGRSWFSYDALRGRRTDVISVRVQGRSDGGPAVDYTVNGGSGVANMTGPSYTDAPVNHVLPAWDFLCGQQVVSGVLAALRRRDRTGEGALVEVALSDVAMAAVADLGWYSEAAERGDRARHGNHLYGSFGVDFATADGDRIMIVALTPRQWQAIGAATGTTEVFSALEMSLGADFGTDEGRYAHREVIEAVLTPWFASTGTDEVEAALTAAGVLWGPYKTTSEVAADFVAHPDAEPVLAALGQPGIGEVISASSPLRFDERYSGAAPAHRLGADTEAVLSEVLGLGPAELVRLRAGGIV, encoded by the coding sequence GTGACCGACGACCGTCCCCTCGAGGGAGTTCGCATCGTTGAATTCGCGAGTTTCGTCGCCGGGCCCTCGGCCGGCCTGGCGCTCGCCCAACTGGGCGCCGAAGTGATCCGCGTGGATCCGCTCGGCGGCAACGCCGACTACCGGCGATGGCCGCTTTCGGCGCGGAGTGGCGAGAGTCTGTACTGGAACTCACTCAACCGCGGCAAGAAGTCCGTCGTACTGAACCTGCGTGAGCAGGAAGGGCGAGACCTGCTGCTGAGCCTGGCGACGGCGCCGGGCCCGGACGCCGGCATCGTCGTCGACAACGCGGTGGGACGGTCGTGGTTCTCGTACGACGCGCTGCGCGGACGGCGCACGGACGTGATCTCGGTGCGCGTCCAGGGCCGATCGGACGGTGGCCCGGCGGTCGACTACACGGTCAACGGAGGCAGCGGGGTCGCGAACATGACGGGACCGTCGTATACCGATGCGCCGGTCAACCACGTGCTTCCTGCCTGGGACTTCCTCTGCGGTCAGCAGGTGGTGAGCGGTGTGCTCGCGGCGCTGCGGCGCCGGGATCGCACCGGCGAGGGCGCCCTGGTCGAAGTGGCGTTGTCCGATGTGGCGATGGCGGCCGTGGCCGACCTCGGCTGGTACTCCGAAGCGGCCGAGCGCGGCGACCGGGCCAGGCACGGCAACCACCTGTACGGCAGTTTCGGCGTCGACTTCGCGACCGCCGACGGCGACCGCATCATGATCGTGGCGCTGACACCGAGGCAGTGGCAGGCCATCGGTGCCGCGACCGGTACCACTGAGGTGTTCAGCGCGTTGGAGATGTCGCTGGGCGCCGACTTCGGTACCGATGAGGGGCGCTACGCGCACCGGGAGGTGATCGAGGCCGTGCTCACACCGTGGTTCGCGTCCACCGGCACCGACGAGGTCGAGGCCGCCCTCACCGCTGCCGGTGTGCTGTGGGGGCCGTACAAGACGACCTCGGAAGTCGCGGCCGACTTCGTCGCCCACCCCGATGCCGAACCGGTGCTGGCCGCCCTTGGGCAGCCGGGCATCGGTGAGGTGATCTCCGCGAGTTCGCCGCTGCGCTTCGACGAGCGATACTCGGGTGCTGCGCCTGCCCATCGGCTTGGTGCCGACACCGAGGCCGTGCTTTCCGAAGTGCTCGGCCTCGGTCCCGCCGAATTGGTACGGCTGCGCGCGGGCGGGATCGTCTGA
- a CDS encoding MaoC family dehydratase, which produces MTRIFASLDDVRAALGEEIGPSTAVTVDQARINAFADATGDHQWIHVDPERAATGPFGTTIAHGYLTLSLVPLFGADLFDLQFGGARVNYGANKVRFPSPVPVDSELTATATFTDLTDSAAGAVLTVTYVVTVTGAAKPSLVAETLVVITP; this is translated from the coding sequence ATGACCCGAATCTTCGCCTCACTGGACGACGTCCGCGCCGCACTCGGCGAGGAGATCGGCCCGAGTACCGCCGTCACCGTCGACCAGGCGCGGATCAACGCCTTCGCCGACGCCACCGGCGACCACCAGTGGATCCACGTCGACCCGGAACGGGCGGCCACCGGGCCGTTCGGCACCACCATCGCGCACGGATACCTGACGCTGTCGCTGGTCCCGCTCTTCGGCGCCGATCTGTTCGACCTTCAGTTCGGCGGCGCCCGCGTGAACTACGGCGCCAACAAGGTGCGGTTTCCGTCCCCGGTGCCAGTCGACAGCGAATTGACGGCCACCGCCACCTTCACCGACCTGACCGATTCGGCGGCCGGTGCGGTGCTGACGGTCACGTACGTGGTCACTGTGACCGGTGCTGCCAAGCCGAGTCTGGTGGCCGAGACCCTCGTGGTGATCACTCCCTGA
- the fabG gene encoding 3-oxoacyl-ACP reductase FabG, translating to MAAGLLAGKTAIITGGGQGIGLAIAERFVAEGARVVLGDMNGEAVTAAATTLGDGVAVGVAGNVTSSADVDTLIATALDRFGSLDVMVNNAGITRDATMRNMPEEHFDQVMNVHLKGTWLGTRAAAAVMREQGSGAIVNMSSISGKVGNIGQTNYSAAKAGIIGLTKAAAKEVAFKGVRINAIQPGLIRTAMTEAMPQKAWDSKMAEIPMGRAGEPDEIAKVALFLASDLSSYMTGTVMEVTGGRYM from the coding sequence ATGGCAGCAGGACTGCTGGCGGGCAAGACCGCGATCATCACCGGCGGAGGGCAGGGCATCGGTCTCGCGATCGCCGAACGCTTCGTCGCCGAAGGCGCCCGCGTGGTGCTCGGCGACATGAACGGCGAGGCCGTCACCGCGGCGGCGACGACGCTGGGCGACGGGGTGGCCGTCGGCGTCGCGGGGAACGTCACTTCCTCCGCCGACGTGGACACCCTGATCGCCACGGCGCTCGACCGCTTCGGCTCGCTGGACGTGATGGTCAACAACGCCGGCATCACCCGCGATGCGACCATGCGCAACATGCCCGAGGAGCACTTCGATCAGGTGATGAACGTGCACCTGAAGGGCACCTGGCTGGGCACCCGCGCCGCCGCCGCGGTGATGCGTGAACAGGGCAGCGGCGCCATCGTGAACATGTCGTCCATCTCCGGCAAGGTGGGCAATATCGGCCAGACCAACTACTCCGCTGCCAAGGCCGGCATCATCGGGCTCACCAAGGCCGCCGCCAAAGAAGTGGCGTTCAAGGGGGTCCGCATCAACGCGATCCAGCCCGGCCTGATCCGCACGGCGATGACCGAGGCCATGCCGCAGAAGGCCTGGGACTCGAAGATGGCCGAGATCCCGATGGGTCGGGCCGGCGAGCCGGACGAGATCGCCAAGGTCGCGCTCTTCCTCGCATCGGACCTGTCGTCGTACATGACGGGCACCGTCATGGAAGTGACCGGTGGACGGTACATGTGA